In the Leptospira fletcheri genome, AAGGATCCGAACCGCTGCTCCAAGCCACATGTTCCGAGATCAGGATTCTTTCCTCGAAACGAAGAGGATGCCTCGGCGGCAACGGTTCGGGCACGGTCACGTCCAAAGTGGCCCATAATCCTTTCGACCGTGCGAACTCCAACAATGCCTCTTGGTCGATCAACTCCCCTCTCGATACGTTGACTAAGTGCATCTCCGAGGAACAGCTCGCCAAAAACTCTCGTCCCAGGATGTTTTCGGACTCGCGGTTCAGAGGAAGAGTCAGAACCAATTGAGTCATATCCAACAGATCCCATTTGGAAGGAGTCACTTCTCCGAACTCCACAGGTCCGCCGCTTTTTCTCAACACCGTAACCTTTGCTCCCAGTTTGTGAAGTAATTCCGTCACCAGTCGACCGACTTCTCCATAGCCGACGACTCCGATCCTTTGCCCTCGGATTCCGGTTCCGAGGTTCGAATGCGCATGACGAAGCACCGCCCGAAGTACGTATTCCGCCAAAGGTTCCGCGTACGCTTTCCAACTCCGGGTGACCCAGGTTCCGACCGGAACTTCCTCCAATGGAAAAAAATCGTATCCCGCAGTGCTCAAATGCACCCATTTCCAAGAAGCACTTCTCAGATGACGAACTTGCGTAGAAAGATCGAATTCATGGGGGGCCAAAAACAGACAGGAGTCCGCCTCCGGAGTCTCTTCTCCCGAAGTAATCCGAATCCTAGGATCCAGAACGAATCGCAAGCGGGCCGAAATCGCAATTCGATCCGCTTCAGGAAAGAGAAGGTGAATCGATCGGACAGGTTCCTCCATAAACGGGAACTTATCCTCCATGTCTCCGGATCTTCAGGTCCAGATTCGAATCCGATTCCAGTACGATCGGACCGGAAAAAAAATCCGCAAGATCCTTTAGCTCCGGCCAAGAAAGATTTTTTCCAGCTCCGGCTCCTTCTTTTCCGTCCTTGCCGGAGACAAAATGATTCGCGAGGTTTCTCAGAATTTCTCCGTAACTTTCCATCAGGCAAGCGATCTTCTCATCCGAAAATAATTCAGGATTCCATTCCACATCCAAAGTATAAGCGCCGTTCCTTTCCTCGATGGTCCAGGTTTGTTCGTATTTCGCTCCTCCCGTGGAGATCCAGGATTGGTTGCAATTCAGACCTAGGAACTGATTCCGAGCCGTTTGACTTCCTTGTAAAATGAACATGGTCCGAAAAACCGGTTTGGCGGAAGTCTCATACTCCGGTCCTAAATCGCGCAGGATATTCACGTAAGGCAATCTTTGATGAAGGAACGCGGCTCCGCAAGTACGTGAAACATTCCGAATATACTCCGAATCGTTTCGTTCGGAAAGTTTGAAACGTAAAGGCAAGGTATTCACTACGAACCCCACCAAATTCGCGTCTTCCGGCCTGAGACGATTCACGAAAGGGACACCCACAAGAACGTCATCTTCGGCGCTTTCCAGGCCGAGTAACCTTGCAAAAGCTCCGACTAGAAATATGAACGGAGTGACCCCTGCGACTTTAGCCGCCTCTTTCGTAAGATCCGAAAGTTCCGCGGTCAAGAAACTCCAGGACATACGACCGAGAGGCCAGGAAGAAAAGCCCGACTCGCGAATGTCCGGCGGAAATCCGACTCCGGTTTTGGCGTTCTCCAATTCCTTTTTCCAATACGACGAGTCGGAAATTCCGTGAGAGGTAAGTTCGAATTCGGATTGGTATTTCGAAAATCCTTCGAAGGAAGTCGTTTTTTTCGGGTTCGTATCCGGATCTCCTAAGAACAGATTGTTGTAGCGAGTCGCGATCTCCCGGATCAGAAGTTCGACGGACCAACCGTCCAAAGATATATGATGAACATTTAATATTATGATGTTCTCGAATTCCGAGATCGGAAAAATCCTCGCTCTTACCGGATATTCTTCCTCCAATCGGAAGGGCCTTTTGGCCTCGTTCCGAATCTCTTCCAGGACCGTTCTTTTATCTTCGCATCTTACGATTTCGAGAATGGAATCCGGATCCTTCAAAGCGGCGCTTTCCCAATACAATTCCCCGTCCGCCCAAAACGGTTTCGCGAATAGGGAATCGTGTCTTTCCAAGGTCCTTACCACTGCGAGTCGAAGGGTATCCAGATCGAGGAAACCTTCCATGCGGAGACCCACCGTCATATTTAAGGCGGGAGATTCTGGAAACCTGCACGCGTGCCTCCAATGACGGATCTGGTTCGGCGATGCGGGAAAGATTCTAGTTTTCATAAAGTTCCTCCAACCAAGGAAGACTCTGAAGATTTCCGATTCCGAGTGCGATCCCATTTAAGTCCCGGAGTAAATCTCCGAAGTGATCTCCCCATAAGGTTAGGCTGGTTACGGATCCGTCTTTTTTCGGGCAGGACCAGAACCAGCCGGCAAAAATCCCGGTCTCGTCGGGAAGACAAGGTTCCTCTCCGATCTGCATTCTAAAGTTGGCCGCCTCCAAATTCACCTTCGAATGAATTTCCGCCATGTCCGAAACGAGAGCCCCGGGAGCTCTCGCTGCAACATCGATCACCGTGGCGTTTCGATCCCGATCCATAAAGAATTCGGTATGCAGAATAAAACGACCTTCCTTTCCTAGAACTTCCGCGATCTTCACGTTCAGTTCCGTGCCAATCGCATGAATTCCGTGTTCTTTCGGAAGCGTTACGCTCCCGAACCCGCGTCCGAAGTTGGCTCCTAGAGGCGGACTCGTATATGCTCCGACTTGGACGGGAAAGATCTTTCCGTCCAGAATGATGGAATTCGCGTGAAATAGACTTCCGGAAACGAAAGTTTCCAATTGCCACCCCGCCTCTCCCGAATGCAATTCCGCCCAACGACTCAATTCATCCTTATCCTTTAATATCTCTACCCCTTCGTTATAACCTCCTTCCTCCGGTTTCACCACGAGAGGAAAGGAGAATTCCTTTGCCACTTCCGTCGGAAGAGTATGAAAGTCGTAAAGATCCCAGTCGATTCTTTTGAAAGAAGGAACCGAAATCCCGGCTTTCGAGAGGTAGGATTTCATAACGATCTTGTTGGAATACGCGATCTGGTTGGAAGGGGATCTTACCGGCAACCCGAAAAACCGCCTAAGCCGGGAACAAGCGAATAAGCAAGCTTCGTCATTCGTGACGATTTCCGTTTCCCTGAGCAGATCCTCCTCCGGAAAAAAATCCTTTCCCCAGTCTGTCTTGACCTTGCGGACTCTGGCCACGTCGGAAGGCAAATCCGAGCGGAATACTCCTGCGGGAGACCCGGAAGTAAGGACGGAAACTTCGTATCGATCCTTCGGAAACGCCGAAATCATCCCCTTTCCGATCTTCTGGTAATCGTGTAAAATTAAAATTTTCTTATGGGACATTTACGTTAACGCTTTAGAATATTCGAATTTATGATTCCAGGAATTTCTTCCAGGTATCCAGATCTATATTCCTCCCCGATACGATGGCGATCAACGGCTGTCCCTTCGGGAGCGGAAACTCTCCCGCCAAGATTGCGGCCATCGCGACCGAACCTGCGCCTTCCGCTACAATCCCGTGATGCAAAGCCAAATAACTCATCCCGTCCCTGATCTGGGATTCGGTAACGGAGAGCGTGGATTCAGCGTACCTGGATAGTAAGTCCACAGTGAT is a window encoding:
- a CDS encoding NAD(P)-dependent oxidoreductase, whose protein sequence is MEDKFPFMEEPVRSIHLLFPEADRIAISARLRFVLDPRIRITSGEETPEADSCLFLAPHEFDLSTQVRHLRSASWKWVHLSTAGYDFFPLEEVPVGTWVTRSWKAYAEPLAEYVLRAVLRHAHSNLGTGIRGQRIGVVGYGEVGRLVTELLHKLGAKVTVLRKSGGPVEFGEVTPSKWDLLDMTQLVLTLPLNRESENILGREFLASCSSEMHLVNVSRGELIDQEALLEFARSKGLWATLDVTVPEPLPPRHPLRFEERILISEHVAWSSGSDPYGAILEDFTQIWECLKAEMDPPGCLRKGEFRHQVSGA
- a CDS encoding condensation domain-containing protein, with the translated sequence MKTRIFPASPNQIRHWRHACRFPESPALNMTVGLRMEGFLDLDTLRLAVVRTLERHDSLFAKPFWADGELYWESAALKDPDSILEIVRCEDKRTVLEEIRNEAKRPFRLEEEYPVRARIFPISEFENIIILNVHHISLDGWSVELLIREIATRYNNLFLGDPDTNPKKTTSFEGFSKYQSEFELTSHGISDSSYWKKELENAKTGVGFPPDIRESGFSSWPLGRMSWSFLTAELSDLTKEAAKVAGVTPFIFLVGAFARLLGLESAEDDVLVGVPFVNRLRPEDANLVGFVVNTLPLRFKLSERNDSEYIRNVSRTCGAAFLHQRLPYVNILRDLGPEYETSAKPVFRTMFILQGSQTARNQFLGLNCNQSWISTGGAKYEQTWTIEERNGAYTLDVEWNPELFSDEKIACLMESYGEILRNLANHFVSGKDGKEGAGAGKNLSWPELKDLADFFSGPIVLESDSNLDLKIRRHGG
- a CDS encoding ATP-grasp domain-containing protein, with amino-acid sequence MSHKKILILHDYQKIGKGMISAFPKDRYEVSVLTSGSPAGVFRSDLPSDVARVRKVKTDWGKDFFPEEDLLRETEIVTNDEACLFACSRLRRFFGLPVRSPSNQIAYSNKIVMKSYLSKAGISVPSFKRIDWDLYDFHTLPTEVAKEFSFPLVVKPEEGGYNEGVEILKDKDELSRWAELHSGEAGWQLETFVSGSLFHANSIILDGKIFPVQVGAYTSPPLGANFGRGFGSVTLPKEHGIHAIGTELNVKIAEVLGKEGRFILHTEFFMDRDRNATVIDVAARAPGALVSDMAEIHSKVNLEAANFRMQIGEEPCLPDETGIFAGWFWSCPKKDGSVTSLTLWGDHFGDLLRDLNGIALGIGNLQSLPWLEELYEN